In Anaerolineales bacterium, a genomic segment contains:
- a CDS encoding dephospho-CoA kinase, whose protein sequence is MGRWAGKYVIGLTGNIGMGKSVVRKMLEHLGAYTIDADGLTHQTMVPGAPAYHPVVEQFGKWILDKDGKINRSKLGAVAFSHPEALTLLESITHPVIGRGIDTLISRAKQPIIVLEAIKLIEGSLAAGVDTIWVVDSAPQVQLQRLIEKRAMPEGEARKRIEGQNPQREKLARANAVITNNTTLQDVWVQVEREWGVLMKRLGLHVEEEEVLTSAAPQTPPSVTVTPMSNINLAQSSAQAAAQPPSPTAQPVVAPKPPTQPIPTPTQPTPPPSRPVLPAMQPPTPQPAQPSAAGMTGTAETARSTQAAPSVPPQPPASKPVPVPPPAGAAQPGLIKTQRVMPKTSEALAGFINRLTGKALNRMDIMAAFGQKSYWIATASGQIIGATGFQVENLITRVDEFLIIPGAPLGVVAKELILAVEEASRQLQSEVGFFYMPTNTPPLLVQAFREQGYHPTPLDAITIPAWREAAQESQPSGTAILMKQYRERILKPI, encoded by the coding sequence GTGGGACGCTGGGCTGGCAAATACGTGATAGGACTCACGGGGAATATCGGGATGGGCAAAAGCGTCGTGCGGAAGATGTTGGAACATCTTGGCGCATACACGATTGATGCCGATGGCTTAACGCACCAAACCATGGTGCCGGGTGCGCCCGCGTACCATCCCGTTGTAGAGCAATTTGGGAAATGGATATTGGATAAAGATGGCAAGATCAACCGCTCCAAACTGGGGGCAGTGGCATTTTCTCATCCGGAGGCGTTGACGCTCCTTGAATCGATCACCCATCCAGTCATTGGGCGGGGGATTGATACGCTCATCAGCCGCGCCAAACAACCCATTATTGTCTTAGAAGCAATCAAACTGATTGAAGGGAGTTTGGCAGCGGGGGTCGATACGATTTGGGTCGTTGACAGCGCCCCCCAAGTCCAACTTCAGCGGTTGATTGAAAAACGGGCAATGCCCGAAGGGGAAGCGCGGAAACGTATTGAAGGACAAAACCCACAGCGCGAAAAACTTGCCCGCGCCAACGCCGTAATCACGAACAACACAACCCTTCAGGATGTTTGGGTACAGGTAGAGCGCGAGTGGGGAGTGCTTATGAAGCGCTTGGGCTTGCATGTGGAAGAAGAAGAAGTTCTAACTTCCGCTGCGCCACAAACCCCACCTTCGGTGACGGTTACGCCCATGTCCAATATCAATTTGGCGCAATCGTCTGCCCAAGCCGCTGCCCAACCGCCAAGCCCAACTGCCCAACCCGTCGTCGCGCCCAAACCACCCACGCAGCCCATCCCGACTCCAACGCAGCCGACTCCCCCGCCGAGTCGTCCGGTGTTGCCTGCTATGCAACCGCCAACGCCCCAACCGGCACAGCCCTCGGCAGCGGGGATGACAGGAACAGCCGAAACTGCACGCAGCACGCAAGCCGCGCCAAGTGTGCCGCCGCAGCCACCAGCAAGTAAACCTGTCCCTGTTCCTCCGCCAGCGGGGGCTGCCCAACCGGGGCTGATCAAAACGCAGCGGGTGATGCCCAAGACTTCCGAGGCACTGGCGGGGTTCATCAACCGCCTGACGGGGAAGGCACTCAACCGGATGGACATTATGGCGGCGTTTGGGCAGAAATCCTATTGGATAGCCACTGCCAGCGGGCAGATCATTGGGGCAACCGGCTTTCAGGTGGAAAATCTGATCACCCGCGTGGACGAATTTCTGATCATCCCCGGCGCCCCCCTCGGTGTGGTGGCAAAGGAATTGATTCTCGCCGTCGAAGAAGCCTCACGTCAGTTGCAAAGCGAAGTGGGGTTCTTCTATATGCCGACGAATACGCCGCCGCTCTTGGTACAGGCGTTCCGCGAGCAGGGTTACCACCCCACACCGTTAGACGCGATCACCATCCCGGCATGGCGAGAAGCTGCCCAAGAATCCCAACCAAGTGGGACAGCAATCCTCATGAAACAGTACCGTGAACGGATTTTGAAACCGATTTGA
- a CDS encoding tetratricopeptide repeat protein, with the protein MSRSTPLPKGKNSKRIAWFHHLCDNAHYEAAALYLFAFSQELFKQGEFRLLAELHERLIGNLADKPQLAQSNWGELGSIYGQLGELEKAIMYQQKALEITEQIGDVANEMTWRTNIGNRLFSLGRIEEAVHHYQVVLSMARQHEDRRTEIVVLLALGSCAAGVGDFSNALTFYKKVQTILETSPEIDATGLIGVLFGNMGNVYHALGNLSMAISHHDQALEGTRENAVAYSRALGNLAEALISADTFAEALTCLKEGIARDKRMGYKLGLSYKHGSLASFYLLQEDFKAALATANAAVAYHNPKNDPQIALLRGIAHLRLGETAAANADFHAANDSASKQLTLNTRNPEALITDILAHCGMGISGVNNMNESIAALQLKRLRGFCQAPGLEARMKRLLALLEPVDSIGLIAAFWSLTDNVS; encoded by the coding sequence ATGAGTCGATCAACCCCCCTCCCAAAAGGCAAAAATTCAAAACGCATTGCTTGGTTTCATCACCTTTGTGATAACGCCCACTACGAAGCGGCGGCACTTTACCTTTTTGCCTTCTCGCAAGAGTTGTTCAAACAAGGGGAGTTTCGTTTATTGGCAGAACTCCATGAACGGCTGATTGGTAACTTAGCGGATAAGCCTCAACTAGCGCAAAGCAATTGGGGGGAATTGGGGAGTATCTATGGGCAGTTAGGGGAATTGGAAAAGGCGATTATGTATCAACAGAAGGCATTAGAAATCACCGAACAGATCGGGGATGTTGCCAATGAAATGACGTGGCGAACGAACATCGGCAACCGCTTGTTCAGTTTAGGGCGGATTGAGGAAGCCGTTCACCATTATCAGGTGGTCTTATCCATGGCACGCCAACACGAGGATCGTCGGACAGAGATCGTCGTCCTACTGGCGTTGGGATCATGTGCGGCGGGAGTTGGTGATTTTTCTAATGCATTGACCTTCTATAAAAAAGTACAAACGATCCTCGAAACCTCACCAGAAATTGACGCAACAGGCTTGATCGGCGTCCTGTTTGGCAACATGGGGAATGTCTATCATGCCCTCGGCAACCTCAGTATGGCGATAAGCCATCATGATCAGGCGTTGGAGGGAACGCGGGAAAATGCTGTTGCCTATTCACGGGCGCTTGGTAATCTTGCCGAGGCACTCATAAGCGCTGACACCTTTGCCGAGGCATTGACCTGCCTTAAAGAAGGTATTGCCCGTGATAAGCGCATGGGCTACAAACTGGGGCTTAGTTATAAGCATGGCTCGTTGGCTTCCTTTTACCTTCTTCAAGAGGATTTCAAAGCAGCCCTTGCCACGGCAAACGCCGCAGTCGCTTACCATAACCCCAAAAACGATCCGCAAATTGCCTTGTTACGAGGAATTGCCCACCTCCGTTTAGGGGAAACCGCCGCCGCCAATGCCGATTTTCATGCCGCCAATGACAGCGCCTCAAAGCAGCTTACGCTCAACACACGCAACCCAGAGGCGTTAATTACGGACATCCTGGCTCACTGTGGGATGGGGATCAGCGGCGTCAATAATATGAATGAGAGCATTGCTGCCTTGCAGTTAAAGCGCCTGCGCGGATTTTGCCAAGCACCGGGCTTAGAGGCGCGGATGAAACGCCTCCTCGCTCTACTTGAGCCGGTGGATTCAATTGGCTTGATTGCGGCGTTTTGGTCATTAACGGACAATGTTTCGTAG
- a CDS encoding polysaccharide deacetylase family protein, with translation MPSVNRPVNRRQFLRTLLLGAGTAALSPTIDCLLPRLAQAAAPLPFDVYLTFDDGPTTEKDLSGPTTEVLDLLKAEGIPASFFVHGRSINDWEGPILARIIREGHALGNHLWRQGGNTVLDETKYTILAQQYFEAEIRIRTILQAADVEAYERYLSQPHMYRRPGGNNGLTPFLDLKNYRTLEYSKTMRGYLDKLPWLKGVYDYSGWHALSGDGIPAIRAHPTTPEEAIRWTLDGGFGYYGVNHYLCTDEPPRRSLEARDGLVILLHDAAELCRKALPTIIFRLRALGATFKALPRPVDEPNSKTVGIGYAPTPDPKGAVCQ, from the coding sequence ATGCCATCTGTGAATCGCCCAGTGAATCGTCGTCAGTTTTTACGTACACTTCTGCTTGGAGCAGGTACTGCCGCCCTTTCCCCTACAATAGATTGCCTTCTTCCTCGTTTGGCACAGGCTGCCGCCCCGTTGCCTTTTGATGTGTATCTGACCTTTGATGACGGACCAACAACAGAAAAAGATTTATCGGGTCCGACCACCGAAGTCCTTGATCTTCTTAAGGCAGAGGGCATCCCTGCCTCGTTTTTCGTTCACGGGCGTTCGATCAACGATTGGGAAGGACCCATCCTCGCCCGCATTATCCGCGAGGGTCATGCCTTAGGCAACCATCTTTGGCGGCAAGGAGGGAACACCGTCCTTGATGAGACTAAGTACACCATTCTTGCCCAGCAGTACTTTGAAGCGGAAATTCGGATTCGCACTATCCTTCAAGCGGCGGATGTGGAAGCCTATGAACGCTACCTAAGTCAGCCACACATGTACCGCCGTCCGGGGGGAAACAACGGTCTTACACCGTTTCTTGACCTGAAGAACTACCGCACTCTAGAGTATTCAAAAACGATGCGCGGCTACCTTGATAAACTGCCCTGGCTCAAGGGCGTTTATGATTACAGCGGGTGGCACGCCCTCAGCGGCGATGGTATTCCGGCAATACGGGCGCACCCCACAACACCCGAAGAAGCTATCCGCTGGACATTGGATGGTGGCTTTGGTTATTACGGCGTGAATCACTACCTTTGTACCGATGAGCCACCCCGTCGCAGTTTGGAAGCCAGAGATGGCTTGGTAATCTTGCTCCATGATGCTGCTGAACTTTGCCGCAAAGCCCTGCCCACGATTATTTTTCGGTTGCGGGCGCTTGGTGCGACATTCAAGGCGCTCCCCCGTCCGGTGGATGAGCCAAATAGCAAAACAGTGGGAATTGGCTATGCCCCAACGCCCGATCCAAAGGGAGCAGTGTGCCAATGA
- a CDS encoding SDR family oxidoreductase, translated as MTTTAIPLAGKVALVTGSARRVGRAIALELAGRGMNLLVHHSNSDADAESAVREIEGLGVQAYMVKADLRDPLQIALLFRTIRARFGRLDLLVNNASVFYPKPILDVTVDEWRDVLDVNLTAPFLCSQAAAGLMNGRREGGSIINILDLSAFHPWKTYPHHSVSKAGLKMLTEVLAVSLAPTIRVNAVAPGPVLRDAGNSPEQWAILGERLPLKRTGEPTDVARAVAYLASEPFLTGAIIRVDGGEGLL; from the coding sequence ATGACAACTACGGCAATTCCCCTAGCCGGAAAAGTAGCGCTGGTAACAGGGTCGGCACGGCGGGTAGGGCGAGCTATTGCCCTTGAACTGGCAGGGCGGGGGATGAACCTTCTCGTTCACCATAGCAACAGCGATGCCGATGCCGAAAGCGCTGTCCGTGAGATCGAAGGGCTTGGCGTTCAGGCGTACATGGTGAAGGCAGATCTTCGTGATCCCCTTCAGATTGCCCTCTTGTTTAGGACGATTCGGGCGCGGTTCGGGCGACTTGATTTGCTCGTGAATAACGCTTCCGTCTTTTACCCGAAACCGATCCTCGATGTGACAGTGGACGAATGGCGAGATGTGTTGGATGTGAACTTGACTGCACCATTTCTGTGCAGCCAAGCGGCAGCCGGGCTTATGAATGGACGCAGGGAAGGCGGATCGATTATCAATATCCTTGATCTGAGCGCCTTCCATCCATGGAAGACATACCCTCATCACAGCGTGTCTAAAGCCGGATTAAAGATGCTCACAGAGGTCTTAGCGGTGAGCCTTGCCCCGACTATTCGCGTGAATGCGGTAGCACCCGGTCCCGTCCTGCGCGATGCGGGGAACAGCCCTGAACAATGGGCAATACTAGGAGAACGTCTCCCCTTAAAGCGCACGGGCGAACCAACTGATGTGGCACGGGCAGTAGCCTACCTTGCCTCTGAACCTTTTCTGACGGGGGCAATCATCCGTGTGGATGGTGGTGAAGGGCTGCTTTAG
- a CDS encoding rod shape-determining protein has translation MGLFNRKLGIDLGTINVIMSQNGQIVLQEPSMVALTIEDEKIVAIGQEARDMYGRHPEHIEVVRPLRDGVIADYEVTEAMLRYFLRKIGVRGRLFGGPQVMISVPYGVTSVERRAVHEAAVQAGAREAILIQEPLAAAIGAGLPVKTPAGNMILNLGGGASEAAVVAMNGIVVADSVRVGGMRVDEAIINYMRRKYGLVIGQPTAESIKIQIGAAVPLKDELTMEVQGRDQVSGLPRTVAISTSEIVEAIQDTLSLIAGVAKSVLEKTPPELASDIIDRGVIITGGGGLLRGIDDYITKQIGVPAYRADDPVVCTAVGAGRALDDSALLRRMVGGV, from the coding sequence ATGGGTTTGTTTAATCGGAAACTAGGCATCGACTTAGGGACGATCAATGTGATCATGTCCCAAAATGGGCAGATCGTCCTCCAAGAACCGTCGATGGTGGCGCTGACGATTGAAGATGAAAAAATTGTTGCTATTGGGCAAGAAGCGCGGGATATGTATGGACGCCACCCAGAGCATATTGAGGTTGTCCGCCCGCTGCGTGATGGGGTTATTGCTGATTACGAAGTGACTGAGGCGATGCTCCGTTACTTCTTGCGTAAGATCGGCGTGCGAGGGCGGCTTTTTGGTGGACCTCAGGTGATGATCAGCGTTCCTTATGGGGTGACTAGCGTCGAACGACGCGCCGTCCATGAGGCAGCAGTACAAGCTGGCGCACGAGAAGCAATTTTGATTCAAGAACCTCTCGCCGCAGCCATTGGCGCGGGCTTACCGGTGAAAACACCAGCTGGCAATATGATCTTGAACTTGGGTGGGGGGGCAAGCGAAGCGGCGGTTGTTGCCATGAATGGCATTGTTGTTGCCGATAGTGTCCGTGTTGGTGGAATGCGCGTTGACGAAGCGATCATCAATTACATGCGCCGCAAATATGGCTTGGTTATTGGGCAACCCACTGCCGAGTCGATCAAAATTCAGATTGGGGCAGCCGTCCCCTTAAAAGACGAACTGACGATGGAAGTACAGGGGCGCGATCAGGTTAGCGGACTGCCGCGCACAGTAGCCATCAGTACCTCGGAAATTGTCGAGGCAATCCAAGATACGCTCAGCCTAATCGCTGGTGTAGCGAAGTCTGTCCTTGAAAAAACGCCGCCCGAACTTGCCTCAGACATTATTGATCGGGGTGTCATTATCACTGGCGGTGGCGGGTTGCTGCGCGGAATTGATGATTACATCACAAAGCAAATTGGCGTCCCTGCCTACCGTGCCGATGATCCGGTGGTGTGTACGGCGGTGGGCGCAGGGCGGGCGCTAGATGATAGCGCTTTGCTGCGCCGTATGGTCGGTGGAGTGTAA
- a CDS encoding NAD-dependent epimerase/dehydratase family protein yields MRYLVTGGAGFIGAALANRLATSGHEVRALDDLSAGDSGRLDPKVLFTRADVNDTPKLWTLLQGVDCVYHLAARVSVPESILYPREYNATNVGGTVSLLEAMRAVGVGRLVFSSSGAVYGEQEKQPLQEDFTPDPRSPYAVSKLAAEYYVRTCGMLWGIEAVSLRIFNAYGAWQQLPAAHPPVIPQFIRHAQRGGSIIIHGDGRQTRDYIYIDDVVDALVAASTALHVDREVINIGSGAETSVNDLVREIGIVLGKDVQPLHSATQSGGVSHMRAGLEKARQLLNFTPKITLAEGLRRTVILDSRFQG; encoded by the coding sequence ATGCGCTACTTAGTAACCGGCGGAGCAGGATTTATTGGGGCTGCTTTAGCAAACCGTCTTGCTACCAGCGGGCATGAGGTACGCGCCCTTGACGATCTAAGTGCGGGTGATTCGGGGCGTCTTGATCCAAAGGTGCTATTCACCCGTGCCGATGTCAACGACACACCAAAACTATGGACACTTTTGCAAGGGGTGGATTGTGTTTACCACCTTGCGGCACGGGTTTCTGTCCCAGAGAGTATCCTTTATCCCCGTGAGTACAACGCCACCAATGTCGGAGGGACCGTCAGCCTGTTAGAGGCGATGCGTGCGGTTGGGGTGGGGCGACTTGTCTTTAGTTCCTCTGGGGCAGTCTATGGCGAACAAGAAAAACAACCCCTTCAAGAAGATTTCACGCCTGACCCGCGCTCACCCTATGCCGTTTCCAAACTTGCCGCCGAATATTATGTGCGCACCTGCGGAATGTTGTGGGGAATTGAGGCTGTCAGCCTGCGGATTTTCAATGCCTATGGTGCTTGGCAGCAGCTTCCGGCTGCTCACCCTCCGGTAATCCCCCAGTTTATCCGCCATGCCCAACGGGGTGGCTCAATCATCATTCATGGTGATGGACGCCAAACCCGCGATTACATCTACATTGATGATGTCGTCGATGCGTTGGTAGCTGCCAGCACCGCGCTGCATGTAGATCGCGAAGTGATCAACATCGGAAGCGGTGCGGAAACCAGTGTCAATGACTTGGTGCGGGAGATCGGCATTGTTCTAGGGAAGGACGTTCAGCCCCTTCATAGCGCAACGCAGAGCGGGGGGGTTTCCCACATGCGGGCAGGGCTGGAAAAAGCACGCCAACTGCTCAATTTTACCCCTAAAATTACCTTAGCCGAGGGACTCCGACGAACGGTTATTCTCGATTCGCGGTTTCAGGGTTAG
- the ruvX gene encoding Holliday junction resolvase RuvX, with amino-acid sequence MSVLLLPPTSPRGVLLGIDYGTRIIGVALCDASRIITRPLQIIQRTTREAEFAILRALIAKYEAVGIVVGLPLPMEDDTEGSDSIRALGRTVRRWASRLGAAVNVPIFLWDERYSSFEADLQAIERGEPPSRGERLDHHAAAIILEAYLKAHREQGEPGEKRPDTSDG; translated from the coding sequence ATGAGTGTGCTGCTCTTACCCCCCACCTCACCGCGTGGGGTGCTGTTGGGCATTGATTACGGCACTAGGATCATTGGTGTGGCGCTTTGTGATGCTTCGCGGATTATCACTCGCCCCTTGCAGATTATTCAGCGTACCACCCGTGAGGCGGAATTCGCCATTCTACGGGCGTTAATCGCCAAGTATGAGGCAGTTGGGATTGTTGTTGGGCTGCCGCTGCCCATGGAAGATGATACTGAAGGTAGCGATTCAATTCGGGCGCTGGGGCGGACGGTGCGCCGTTGGGCGTCCCGTTTAGGGGCAGCGGTGAACGTCCCCATCTTCCTTTGGGATGAGCGCTATAGCTCGTTTGAGGCAGATTTGCAGGCGATAGAGCGTGGAGAACCCCCCTCTCGTGGTGAGCGGCTTGATCATCACGCCGCCGCCATTATCTTAGAGGCGTACCTTAAGGCTCATCGAGAACAGGGAGAACCAGGGGAAAAACGCCCGGATACCTCAGATGGCTAA
- a CDS encoding response regulator yields the protein MTDHPVKIVCIEDDPKTIELVKLILKREGFEVTGVGNGADGLRAVEALKPNLVLLDLMMPDMDGWEVYQSIRANDATKHIPVIILTAKAQDIDRRLGLNIAKVNDYVTKPFSPSDLIQAVRKILRVENVGSETTSNDGTS from the coding sequence ATGACTGACCATCCGGTGAAGATCGTCTGTATTGAAGATGATCCCAAAACCATTGAACTTGTGAAATTGATTTTGAAACGGGAAGGGTTTGAGGTAACTGGCGTTGGGAACGGCGCAGATGGCTTGCGGGCGGTGGAGGCTTTAAAGCCAAACCTTGTCTTGCTTGACCTCATGATGCCCGATATGGATGGTTGGGAAGTCTATCAATCGATCCGGGCGAATGACGCTACGAAACATATTCCAGTGATTATTCTCACCGCAAAGGCACAGGATATTGATCGCCGTCTAGGGCTGAACATCGCTAAAGTGAATGATTATGTCACGAAACCCTTTAGCCCCTCTGACTTGATTCAGGCGGTGCGAAAGATTTTGAGGGTGGAGAATGTCGGTAGCGAAACGACTTCCAATGATGGAACCAGTTAA
- a CDS encoding response regulator, with the protein MKRVMVVDDEQGARKILNILLNRVGFFVIEAANADDALKHLEADIPDLIILDIMMGGMDGITLCRTLRNHPQTAQTPILMLSARSDGEAVVQSADAGATDYIQKPIFHNDLVARVRALLKMSD; encoded by the coding sequence ATGAAACGTGTCATGGTAGTTGACGATGAACAAGGCGCACGTAAAATCCTGAATATCTTACTTAATCGGGTAGGCTTTTTTGTTATTGAGGCGGCAAATGCCGACGACGCCTTAAAGCATTTGGAAGCGGATATCCCTGATTTGATTATCCTCGATATTATGATGGGGGGGATGGATGGAATCACGCTCTGTCGAACACTTCGCAACCACCCACAGACGGCGCAAACGCCTATTCTAATGCTCTCCGCTCGTTCCGATGGGGAAGCGGTTGTCCAAAGCGCTGATGCAGGAGCGACAGATTACATTCAGAAACCCATCTTCCACAACGACCTTGTGGCGCGGGTGCGGGCGCTGCTAAAGATGTCCGATTAA
- the acpS gene encoding holo-ACP synthase — protein sequence MLRVGVDMIEVRRIAEALARHGDRFLMRCFTLGEQTTCAGAAPRLAARFAAKEAVAKALGTGIGAVRWVEIEVVSDSEGRPSVHLHGDAARLAHALRLTTWEISLTHTDDQALAFVVAMG from the coding sequence ATGCTGCGCGTTGGTGTCGATATGATTGAGGTCAGGCGCATTGCCGAGGCGCTCGCGCGGCATGGGGATCGCTTTTTGATGCGCTGTTTCACGCTTGGAGAACAAACAACCTGCGCCGGTGCAGCGCCGCGTTTGGCGGCACGCTTTGCCGCCAAAGAAGCGGTGGCGAAAGCACTTGGTACAGGGATTGGCGCTGTGCGTTGGGTAGAAATTGAGGTGGTCAGCGATTCAGAGGGGCGCCCCTCGGTGCATCTTCATGGCGATGCGGCTCGTCTTGCCCATGCCCTAAGGTTAACGACATGGGAGATCAGCCTGACCCACACGGATGATCAGGCACTCGCGTTTGTTGTGGCAATGGGCTGA
- a CDS encoding response regulator: protein MRSVLIVEDNDDLRLIYTRVFRKANFDVRLACDGIEGIAALVKHLPDVVIMDVNMPRMTGLEVLAHIRREATMRMVKVIMVSSNAVAMGTPEGELADLFLQKPISVHELITMTRRLLGDTGNLEAPSDPPAQPIATTNASA, encoded by the coding sequence ATGCGCAGCGTTCTCATTGTGGAAGACAACGACGATCTACGGTTGATTTACACACGGGTGTTTCGCAAGGCGAATTTCGATGTTCGCCTTGCCTGTGACGGGATAGAAGGGATTGCTGCGCTGGTGAAACATCTGCCGGATGTTGTCATTATGGATGTCAACATGCCGAGGATGACGGGGTTAGAAGTTCTTGCCCATATCCGAAGGGAAGCCACGATGCGGATGGTGAAAGTGATTATGGTCAGCAGCAACGCAGTGGCTATGGGCACCCCTGAGGGAGAGCTTGCCGATTTGTTCTTGCAAAAGCCAATCAGTGTTCACGAATTGATCACCATGACGCGCCGGTTATTGGGAGATACGGGCAATTTGGAAGCGCCTAGTGATCCCCCCGCTCAGCCCATTGCCACAACAAACGCGAGTGCCTGA
- a CDS encoding response regulator yields the protein MANSTMTPPLPPHKITREIPLSVEGWNILVVDDTPDNVTVIRSVLNYHGAIVHTARNGREGLAILEKICPNLILADIRMPEVDGYEMIEIIRGNPAYTNIPTIAVTAYAIDGDKERIVSAGFDGYISKPFNVMTLVKDIGRILNRIPSSRSTL from the coding sequence ATGGCTAATTCAACCATGACCCCACCGCTCCCACCTCATAAAATCACCCGTGAAATTCCCCTCAGCGTGGAAGGTTGGAATATCCTTGTTGTGGACGACACCCCAGATAACGTAACCGTGATTCGTTCTGTGCTGAACTATCATGGCGCAATCGTCCACACCGCCCGCAATGGACGTGAGGGGTTGGCGATTTTAGAAAAAATCTGCCCGAATCTGATCCTTGCCGATATTCGGATGCCGGAAGTCGATGGGTACGAGATGATCGAAATCATCCGGGGAAACCCCGCTTATACCAATATTCCCACCATTGCCGTGACGGCCTATGCTATTGACGGCGACAAAGAGCGGATTGTGAGTGCCGGCTTTGATGGCTACATCAGCAAACCGTTCAATGTCATGACCTTGGTTAAGGATATTGGGCGCATCTTAAATCGCATCCCTAGCTCACGCAGCACCCTTTAA
- a CDS encoding response regulator transcription factor, producing the protein MIQQNSHIGYPLHSEPLSRTVQVVIADDFAPMCQSLKRFLSAIDGVTLLGMAHDGMGAVELCLKTHPDVIFLDISMPKLNGIDVAYMLRERCPEVRVIALIGFEDAHLRTAMLRAGAVSCVAKYASFEQLHEALVEALKV; encoded by the coding sequence ATGATCCAACAAAATAGTCACATTGGCTACCCCTTGCACAGTGAGCCATTATCAAGAACGGTGCAGGTTGTTATAGCCGATGATTTTGCCCCCATGTGTCAAAGCCTAAAGCGCTTTCTAAGCGCAATCGATGGTGTAACGTTGCTTGGTATGGCACACGATGGTATGGGGGCGGTGGAGTTATGCCTGAAGACCCATCCAGACGTGATTTTTTTGGATATTTCAATGCCCAAGCTCAATGGAATTGACGTTGCCTATATGCTGCGCGAACGGTGTCCAGAAGTGCGTGTGATCGCCCTTATCGGGTTTGAGGACGCCCACCTGCGAACGGCAATGCTGCGAGCGGGGGCGGTAAGCTGTGTGGCAAAGTATGCCTCGTTCGAGCAGCTTCATGAGGCATTGGTTGAAGCACTAAAGGTATAG
- a CDS encoding response regulator transcription factor has product MSDAPMIRVMLVDDHDVVRRGLGVFLRAFSDMELVAEAANGEDAVQLCANAKPDVILMDILMPRMDGIAATRHIKTAQPEVKIIILTSSKEDEMVKTALQAGATGYVLKSVTFEELERAIRNAVAGLRYLDPEATEALVRTATQPPLPDYMLTTREQEVLTLLVKGMSNPQIAERLTVSLSTVKFHISSILTKLGVTSRTEAVALALEKKLVK; this is encoded by the coding sequence ATGAGTGATGCGCCAATGATTCGGGTTATGTTAGTGGATGATCACGATGTTGTGCGGCGCGGATTAGGGGTTTTTTTACGCGCCTTCAGCGATATGGAATTGGTTGCCGAAGCCGCCAATGGCGAAGATGCCGTACAACTATGTGCCAATGCGAAGCCCGATGTTATCTTGATGGACATCCTGATGCCCCGTATGGACGGTATTGCGGCCACCCGCCACATCAAAACCGCCCAACCTGAGGTCAAAATCATCATTCTCACCAGTTCTAAAGAGGATGAAATGGTCAAAACCGCCCTTCAGGCGGGGGCAACAGGCTACGTCCTCAAGAGTGTTACCTTTGAGGAGCTTGAACGCGCCATTCGCAATGCTGTTGCTGGCTTGCGTTACCTTGATCCAGAGGCGACAGAAGCACTGGTACGAACGGCAACCCAACCCCCGCTCCCCGATTACATGCTTACCACACGCGAGCAAGAGGTGCTGACTCTCCTCGTGAAGGGGATGAGCAATCCACAAATAGCGGAGCGATTGACCGTCAGCCTTTCCACAGTGAAATTTCACATCAGCAGTATCCTCACCAAATTGGGCGTCACCAGCCGCACCGAGGCAGTCGCTTTGGCGCTGGAGAAGAAACTGGTGAAGTAA